The proteins below are encoded in one region of Salmo salar chromosome ssa02, Ssal_v3.1, whole genome shotgun sequence:
- the LOC106588440 gene encoding myeloid-associated differentiation marker-like: MPVIVLEASDLTSPLSLVRMWALLSGCLTFSLVASLVTPELNPDTHQPSFRILCMFTWCLFFILTLLIHVINVIQFHSLVPISWKNLTVTVAALAALMTFSASVTFPWAVMGHEDVWPRPIAASLASCLTFLAYATEAYLIRTQTQDQNGYMASVPGLLKMLQLWGGCEMIVLVVEQVRGALVKGTGVGLAAVGWQLWVSGAVYALCLLMSLGTVMVVLGDCAGRCPLPFDRLLASFSLTGVLLYVVATILCFTRVLELEKSGQDFTDRKTGQTLVVMEAVMTSITLLAYTVDLAFSIKLLRDRSHA; the protein is encoded by the coding sequence ATGCCTGTAATTGTACTGGAGGCCAGTGATCTAACCAGCCCTCTGTCGCTGGTGCGTATGTGGGCTCTCCTGTCCGGTTGCCTCACCTTCAGCCTGGTAGCCTCCCTGGTTACCCCGGAGCTGAACCCTGACACCCACCAGCCCTCCTTCAGGATCCTCTGCATGTTCACCTGGTGCCTCTTCTTCATCCTCACCCTCCTAATCCACGTGATCAACGTCATCCAGTTCCACAGCCTGGTCCCCATCTCCTGGAAGAACCTGACCGTGACTGTGGCGGCGCTCGCCGCCCTCATGACCTTCAGCGCCTCGGTCACCTTTCCTTGGGCGGTCATGGGTCATGAAGATGTCTGGCCCCGTCCTATCGCCGCCTCCTTGGCATCGTGTCTCACCTTCCTGGCCTATGCAACCGAGGCCTACCTCATCCGCACCCAGACCCAGGACCAGAACGGCTACATGGCCAGCGTACCCGGCCTGCTCAAGATGCTCCAGCTCTGGGGAGGATGTGAGATGATCGTCTTGGTGGTGGAGCAGGTCCGTGGAGCTTTGGTAAAAGGAACCGGGGTAGGGTTGGCAGCTGTAGGTTGGCAGCTATGGGTGTCTGGGGCGGTGTATGCCCTCTGTCTCCTAATGTCCCTGGGTACAGTAATGGTGGTTCTAGGGGACTGTGCTGGGCGATGCCCTCTGCCCTTTGACCGCCTGCTGGCAAGCTTCAGTCTGACAGGGGTGCTTCTCTATGTGGTCGCCACCATACTGTGTTTTACCAGAGTGCTGGAGCTAGAAAAGTCCGGCCAAGACTTCACAGACAGGAAAACTGGGCAAACCCTTGTTGTCATGGAAGCGGTGATGACCAGCATTACTCTGTTAGCTTACACAGTGGACCTGGCCTTCTCTATCAAACTGCTGCGGGATAGGAGTCATGCCTGA